One segment of Yersinia kristensenii DNA contains the following:
- the rpoH gene encoding RNA polymerase sigma factor RpoH codes for MTKEMQTLALVPQGSLEAYIRAANAYPMLTAEEERELAERLHYQGDLGAAKQLILSHLRFVAHVARNYSGYGLPQADLIQEGNIGLMKAVRRFNPEVGVRLVSFAVHWIKAEIHEYVLRNWRIVKVATTKAQRKLFFNLRKTKQRLGWFNQDEVELVAKELGVTSKDVREMESRMSAQDMTFDPSPDDEARDGQSMAPVLYLQDKTSDFADGIEEDNWDNHAADKLSYALEGLDERSQHIIRARWLDDDNKSTLQELADQYGVSAERVRQLEKNAMKKLRMAIEA; via the coding sequence ATGACCAAAGAAATGCAAACTTTAGCCTTAGTACCCCAAGGTAGTTTGGAAGCCTATATTCGGGCTGCCAATGCCTATCCAATGCTAACTGCAGAGGAAGAGCGGGAACTGGCTGAACGGCTGCATTACCAGGGCGATCTGGGGGCGGCTAAACAGCTAATCCTGTCTCACCTGCGCTTTGTTGCTCATGTTGCCCGTAACTATTCTGGGTATGGTTTGCCACAGGCTGACCTTATTCAGGAAGGTAATATTGGCTTGATGAAAGCGGTTCGCCGTTTTAACCCTGAAGTTGGGGTGCGTCTGGTGTCTTTCGCAGTACACTGGATCAAAGCAGAAATTCATGAATATGTTCTGCGTAATTGGCGGATTGTTAAAGTTGCGACCACTAAAGCTCAGCGTAAGTTATTCTTTAATCTGCGTAAAACTAAGCAGCGTTTGGGTTGGTTTAACCAAGATGAAGTCGAGCTGGTTGCCAAAGAACTGGGTGTGACCAGTAAAGATGTTCGTGAGATGGAATCACGCATGTCCGCACAGGATATGACTTTCGACCCATCTCCAGATGATGAAGCACGTGACGGCCAATCTATGGCGCCCGTCCTGTATTTGCAGGATAAAACCTCAGACTTTGCAGATGGCATCGAGGAGGATAATTGGGACAATCACGCGGCAGACAAATTATCTTATGCATTGGAAGGTTTGGACGAGCGGAGCCAGCATATTATTCGTGCTCGTTGGCTGGATGATGACAACAAGTCTACATTGCAGGAACTGGCTGATCAGTACGGTGTATCTGCTGAACGTGTTCGTCAGCTTGAAAAGAACGCGATGAAAAAATTACGAATGGCTATTGAAGCCTGA
- the ftsX gene encoding permease-like cell division protein FtsX: MANNSAQKAKTKALKGGWREQWRYSWVNAVADMMRQPLATLLTVMVIAISLTLPSVCYIVWKNVSQAADQWYPTPQLTVYLDKALDDNAAENVVTTLKAEAGVEKVNYLSREEAMGEFRNWSGFGGALDMLEENPLPAVAIITPKIDFQSSGTLDTLRERVSKVEGVAEVRMDDSWFARLAALTGLVGQVAAMIGVLMVVAVFLVIGNSVRLSIFSRRDTINVMKLIGATDGFILRPFLNGGAMLGFGGAVLSLILSEALVWKLGSVVTQVATVFGTSFALHGLSWDECLLLVLISAMIGWIAAWLATVQHLRRFTPQ, from the coding sequence ATGGCGAATAATAGTGCGCAGAAAGCAAAAACCAAGGCGCTGAAAGGCGGTTGGCGCGAACAGTGGCGTTATTCGTGGGTTAATGCTGTTGCCGATATGATGCGCCAACCGTTGGCAACGTTGTTAACAGTGATGGTGATTGCCATCTCACTGACCCTGCCAAGTGTGTGTTATATCGTGTGGAAGAACGTCAGTCAGGCGGCGGATCAATGGTATCCAACGCCGCAATTGACGGTCTATCTGGATAAAGCGTTAGATGATAACGCGGCTGAAAATGTCGTGACCACACTGAAAGCGGAAGCCGGTGTTGAGAAAGTTAACTATCTATCGCGGGAAGAAGCGATGGGTGAGTTCCGCAACTGGTCTGGTTTTGGCGGTGCGCTGGATATGCTGGAAGAAAACCCGCTGCCCGCAGTTGCCATTATCACGCCTAAGATAGATTTTCAAAGTTCCGGGACGCTCGATACCCTGCGCGAGCGGGTGAGTAAGGTCGAAGGGGTAGCTGAAGTTCGTATGGATGATAGCTGGTTTGCTCGTTTGGCGGCATTAACCGGCTTGGTCGGGCAAGTTGCGGCCATGATTGGCGTGTTGATGGTGGTAGCTGTATTCCTGGTCATTGGTAACAGTGTGCGTCTGAGTATCTTTAGCCGCCGCGATACTATCAATGTTATGAAACTGATTGGGGCAACCGATGGGTTTATTCTGCGGCCGTTCTTGAACGGTGGCGCGATGCTAGGTTTCGGCGGTGCGGTGTTATCACTAATTCTCTCCGAAGCGCTGGTATGGAAGCTCGGTTCGGTTGTGACACAGGTAGCCACGGTGTTCGGCACCAGCTTTGCGCTACATGGGTTAAGCTGGGATGAATGCCTGCTGTTGGTGTTGATCTCGGCCATGATTGGCTGGATCGCCGCCTGGTTGGCGACGGTTCAACATTTACGCCGATTTACACCGCAGTAA
- the ftsE gene encoding cell division ATP-binding protein FtsE translates to MIRFEQVSKAYLGGRQALQGVDFHLRPAEMAFLTGHSGAGKSTLLKLICGIERPSAGHIWFGGHDISRLKNREVPFLRRQIGMIFQDHHLLLDRTVYDNVAMPLIIAGASTEDIRRRVSAALDKVGLLDKAKNFPIQLSGGEQQRVGIARAVVNKPAVLLADEPTGNLDDALSEGILRLFEEFNRVGVTVLMATHDTSLIARRRYPILTLSQGRMSGAHHGE, encoded by the coding sequence ATGATTCGCTTTGAACAGGTCAGTAAAGCTTATCTGGGAGGACGACAGGCACTGCAAGGGGTAGATTTTCATCTGCGTCCAGCGGAAATGGCGTTCTTGACAGGTCATTCCGGTGCAGGGAAAAGTACTCTGCTGAAACTGATTTGTGGTATCGAGCGCCCCAGTGCTGGCCATATCTGGTTTGGTGGTCATGACATCAGCCGCCTGAAAAATCGCGAAGTGCCATTCTTGCGTCGTCAGATCGGGATGATCTTTCAAGATCACCACCTGCTGTTGGACAGAACGGTCTATGACAATGTTGCCATGCCATTGATTATTGCAGGTGCCAGCACCGAAGATATTCGCCGCAGAGTGTCTGCGGCACTGGATAAAGTGGGGTTATTGGATAAGGCGAAAAACTTCCCTATTCAGCTCTCCGGTGGTGAACAACAGCGTGTTGGTATAGCGAGGGCGGTAGTGAACAAGCCCGCGGTATTACTGGCAGATGAGCCGACCGGTAACCTGGATGATGCATTATCTGAAGGCATTTTGCGTTTGTTTGAAGAGTTTAACCGTGTGGGCGTTACCGTGTTAATGGCAACCCACGACACGTCGTTGATTGCTCGGCGGCGCTACCCGATTCTGACATTAAGTCAGGGGCGGATGTCAGGAGCGCATCATGGCGAATAA
- the ftsY gene encoding signal recognition particle-docking protein FtsY yields MAKEKKRGFFSWLGLGRQNEEHTAEPLATEKENTAELAIEEQAIGEKQAEIVSENASDAAALPEQVTPGEWDSAAIGEAAAETLPEVAVEPTAQAVEENIDFAADPQYLQHHFSQSDSDKAHVDSWDEGTVSAPELPLTESNVAVDIPEPQGIVDEPPVEVIEELVSLEDEIVAEELIENEEEIVAATAQEQERPTKEGFFARLKRSLIKTKQNLGSGFMGLFRGKKIDDDLFEELEEQLLIADVGVETTRKIITSLTEHASRKQLKDAEALYGKLKEEMSEILSKVDKPLDVSGKNPFVILMVGVNGVGKTTTIGKLARQFQAEGKSVMLAAGDTFRAAAVEQLQVWGDRNKIAVVAQHTGADSASVIFDAIQAAKARGIDVLLADTAGRLQNKSHLMEELKKIVRVMKKLDGDAPHEVMLTLDASTGQNAVSQAKLFNEAVGLTGITLTKLDGTAKGGVIFAIADQFGIPIRYIGVGEGIEDLRPFKADDFIEALFARED; encoded by the coding sequence ATGGCAAAAGAAAAAAAACGTGGATTTTTTTCCTGGCTGGGCTTAGGCCGTCAGAATGAAGAACACACAGCAGAGCCATTGGCTACTGAGAAAGAAAATACCGCTGAGCTGGCTATTGAAGAGCAAGCTATCGGCGAAAAACAAGCTGAAATAGTTTCAGAAAATGCCTCTGACGCGGCAGCACTGCCTGAGCAGGTAACCCCAGGTGAATGGGATAGCGCAGCAATTGGTGAAGCTGCGGCTGAAACTTTGCCAGAGGTAGCTGTAGAGCCAACTGCACAAGCAGTTGAAGAAAATATAGATTTCGCTGCAGACCCTCAGTATTTACAGCATCACTTCTCACAGAGTGACAGTGATAAAGCCCACGTTGACTCATGGGATGAAGGTACCGTCAGTGCGCCAGAATTGCCGCTGACGGAAAGCAATGTTGCTGTCGATATTCCAGAGCCACAGGGTATTGTTGATGAACCTCCGGTCGAGGTCATTGAGGAGCTTGTTAGCCTTGAAGATGAGATCGTAGCTGAAGAACTTATTGAAAATGAAGAAGAAATTGTAGCAGCAACGGCTCAAGAACAAGAGCGGCCAACGAAAGAGGGTTTCTTTGCTCGCTTAAAACGTAGCTTAATCAAAACCAAGCAGAATCTTGGCTCTGGTTTTATGGGGCTATTCCGTGGCAAGAAAATCGACGACGATCTATTTGAAGAGCTAGAAGAACAGCTCTTGATCGCCGACGTAGGTGTCGAAACTACGCGTAAAATTATTACTTCTCTAACAGAGCATGCCAGTCGTAAACAGCTAAAAGATGCCGAAGCATTGTATGGCAAGCTCAAAGAGGAAATGTCTGAAATTCTGTCTAAAGTAGACAAACCATTAGATGTCAGTGGTAAAAATCCATTTGTTATTTTAATGGTTGGCGTCAATGGGGTGGGTAAAACTACTACCATTGGTAAGTTGGCGCGCCAATTCCAGGCCGAGGGGAAATCTGTCATGTTGGCGGCGGGTGATACTTTCCGCGCAGCGGCAGTAGAACAGCTGCAAGTTTGGGGTGATCGCAATAAGATTGCCGTCGTTGCACAACATACCGGCGCAGATTCAGCATCAGTCATTTTCGATGCTATTCAGGCGGCTAAAGCGCGGGGTATTGATGTGCTGTTAGCTGATACTGCCGGGCGTCTGCAAAATAAAAGTCACTTGATGGAAGAGCTGAAGAAGATTGTCCGCGTGATGAAAAAGCTGGACGGCGATGCCCCCCATGAGGTTATGCTGACGTTGGATGCCAGTACCGGACAAAATGCGGTGAGTCAGGCGAAACTGTTTAATGAAGCAGTGGGTCTGACCGGAATTACCCTGACTAAGCTCGATGGTACCGCCAAGGGTGGGGTAATATTTGCCATCGCAGATCAGTTCGGTATCCCAATCCGTTATATCGGCGTTGGGGAAGGTATAGAGGATTTACGGCCATTTAAGGCTGACGATTTTATTGAGGCTCTTTTTGCCCGAGAGGATTAA
- the rsmD gene encoding 16S rRNA (guanine(966)-N(2))-methyltransferase produces the protein MAKRPIVKAKQAPQQSAGQIRIIGGKWRGRKLPVPVSPGLRPTTDRVRETLFNWLAPMIQGARCLDCFAGSGALGLEALSRYAGVAILLEADRYVAKQLANNLTLLSADNGQVVNTNSLQWLAQPGQPFDLVFLDPPFRKGLLAETINLLEQFNWLTADAWIYVEAEAESAATDVPANWQLHREKIAGQVAYRLYIRSEETLKSTVSAEKQE, from the coding sequence ATGGCAAAGCGACCGATAGTCAAAGCAAAACAAGCTCCACAGCAGTCCGCAGGACAAATCCGCATTATTGGCGGTAAATGGCGAGGGCGCAAACTACCTGTGCCGGTTAGCCCAGGGCTGCGCCCTACCACTGATCGGGTCAGGGAGACATTGTTCAACTGGCTTGCGCCCATGATTCAAGGTGCCCGATGTCTGGATTGCTTTGCGGGTAGCGGCGCCTTAGGGCTGGAGGCGCTATCCCGTTATGCAGGTGTTGCTATACTGCTGGAAGCTGACAGGTATGTCGCTAAACAACTGGCCAACAATCTGACGTTATTGAGTGCCGACAACGGGCAAGTGGTCAATACCAATTCTTTGCAATGGTTAGCCCAACCGGGCCAGCCTTTCGATTTAGTCTTCCTTGACCCTCCTTTCCGTAAAGGTTTACTGGCTGAAACCATCAATTTATTGGAGCAATTCAACTGGCTAACGGCTGATGCCTGGATTTATGTTGAAGCAGAGGCAGAAAGTGCCGCCACTGATGTCCCAGCCAATTGGCAGTTACATCGAGAGAAAATTGCCGGGCAGGTTGCTTATCGCCTCTATATTCGTAGCGAAGAAACCCTCAAAAGCACGGTATCCGCTGAAAAACAGGAGTAA
- a CDS encoding DUF1145 family protein — protein sequence MWINIGRLLMLGVWFFLLLNLFQPFPKPLKYFIDVAMIFMVLMHGLQLILLKSTQPKDQPISGWQQFKIFVFGVFELLAWQKKQPPLPKK from the coding sequence ATGTGGATTAATATCGGCCGGTTATTGATGTTAGGAGTATGGTTTTTCTTATTGTTGAATCTGTTCCAGCCATTTCCTAAACCGTTGAAATACTTTATTGATGTCGCAATGATCTTCATGGTCTTGATGCATGGTTTGCAACTGATATTACTTAAATCTACACAGCCGAAAGATCAGCCAATCAGTGGATGGCAACAATTCAAAATTTTTGTGTTTGGGGTTTTCGAATTGTTGGCTTGGCAAAAGAAACAGCCACCATTGCCTAAAAAATAA
- a CDS encoding DUF2500 family protein: protein MNKLPLLFIAVVVLIVVLATRQYWQKKRQDAENDRLPVRSLQVEVIDKNEVLAPNRRSRQREEIVDEDKRYEVYFRPLLSTVEVTKGSDIKIILLQPEYNRIDQGAKGTLRLQGTRYIDFTPNSVGQ, encoded by the coding sequence ATGAATAAACTTCCGTTGTTATTTATTGCTGTGGTGGTGTTGATTGTTGTGCTGGCCACCCGCCAATATTGGCAGAAGAAGCGGCAAGATGCAGAAAATGACCGCTTACCTGTGCGCAGTTTACAAGTCGAAGTTATTGATAAAAATGAAGTATTAGCACCAAATCGCCGTTCACGTCAACGTGAAGAGATTGTTGACGAAGATAAACGCTATGAAGTTTATTTCCGGCCATTACTGAGTACCGTAGAGGTAACCAAGGGCAGTGATATCAAAATTATCCTGCTACAGCCGGAATATAATCGTATAGATCAAGGCGCAAAAGGCACCCTACGCTTACAGGGTACGCGCTATATTGATTTTACTCCAAATTCAGTCGGCCAATAA
- a CDS encoding DUF1820 family protein yields MANEQLLYRIQFINNGKNYQLYVREIGPSTLFGFIEIADFVFDSQSTLLVDPSTEKLKTEFSGVNRSYIPLHSVIRIDAVTEKGSARISELGSNVMSFPYLPGNKP; encoded by the coding sequence ATGGCCAATGAACAATTGCTTTATCGCATTCAGTTTATAAATAATGGTAAGAATTATCAGCTCTATGTCCGAGAAATCGGCCCAAGTACCTTGTTTGGGTTTATTGAAATTGCAGATTTTGTCTTTGATAGCCAATCGACCTTGTTGGTCGACCCCTCAACAGAAAAGTTGAAGACAGAATTTTCCGGTGTTAACCGCAGCTATATCCCCCTTCATTCAGTGATTCGTATTGATGCGGTAACTGAAAAGGGCAGTGCCCGGATCTCTGAATTGGGCAGTAACGTGATGAGCTTCCCTTATCTACCAGGTAATAAACCTTAA
- a CDS encoding lysoplasmalogenase, whose protein sequence is MSWPFLAVFFSGWLFVDATYRGPRWQRWVFKPVTLLLLLLLAWQAPILGPAGYLIVLGLLATLVADALLLLPSERLLYALGAFFLSHLLYTISFASQMTFTLFWPLPLVLIIVGALLLATIWTRLDEMRWPVVAFVGMTLLMVWMAGEQYFARSTDMSFSLLTGTVLLLLSHAVWLLNRYRFSFRASDAIVAGCYFVGHFLIVRSLYL, encoded by the coding sequence ATGAGCTGGCCATTCCTTGCTGTATTCTTTTCTGGTTGGTTGTTTGTCGATGCAACTTACCGAGGCCCACGCTGGCAACGTTGGGTATTCAAACCCGTCACTCTGTTACTGTTGCTGTTACTCGCATGGCAAGCGCCTATTCTGGGCCCTGCGGGCTATCTGATTGTTTTGGGCTTGCTGGCAACGCTAGTTGCGGATGCCCTATTGCTGCTACCCAGTGAGCGCTTACTTTATGCTCTGGGTGCATTTTTCCTCTCCCATTTACTCTATACCATCAGTTTTGCCAGCCAAATGACATTCACCCTGTTCTGGCCGCTTCCTTTGGTTCTCATTATCGTGGGCGCATTGTTGTTAGCCACGATTTGGACTCGGCTGGATGAAATGCGCTGGCCTGTGGTTGCTTTCGTCGGAATGACATTACTCATGGTGTGGATGGCTGGTGAACAATATTTCGCTCGTAGCACCGACATGAGTTTCTCATTGCTGACAGGGACAGTGTTATTACTGCTATCCCACGCCGTCTGGCTGCTAAACCGCTATCGTTTTTCTTTCCGAGCCTCGGACGCCATTGTCGCGGGATGCTATTTTGTTGGGCACTTCCTGATTGTCAGGTCGCTGTATCTGTAA
- a CDS encoding zinc/cadmium/mercury/lead-transporting ATPase has product MHSHSEHQHSTDTQSQCGCGHSHAKKQTGCSNQQATKASNDSTNSVSEHSHQEGDCCSQSHADEGDEESDRLALATPSGSQRFSWQVKGMDCPSCARKIENAVSSLSDIENVKVLFATEKLVVDARSDIRPQVQQAVIQAGFNLVDTQSHTASKNAAPESRIREYLPIILLTTLMLISWGISLFSIQLSEFAFIATTIVGLIPVATKAWKLIRSGTPFAIETLMSVAAIGAMFIGATAEAAMVLLLFMIGELLESYAANRARRGVTALMALVPEEALLLKNGERQPVPVASLRPGDIIEISPGGRLPADAELMTPFASFDESALTGESVPVERVQGEKVAAGSLSVDRATEMRVISEPGNNAIDRILQLIELAEERRAPIERFIDRFSRIYTPVIMLLSALVMLVPPLAFAEPWETWIYRGLTLLLIGCPCALVISTPAAITSALAAATRRGALIKGGAALEQLGRIQTVAFDKTGTLTEGKPQVTDILPVSGVSEARLLALAAAVEAGSHHPLAVAIMQRAQQNTPLLPLAEERRALAGIGVEGIVNGIVVRVSAPSKISPELLSAEWLAQLDELESSGKTAVAVLENEKFIGLVALRDTLRTDAKQAIDSLKKLGIQGVMLTGDNPRAAAAIASELGIDYRAGLLPADKVQAVMALNATHPTVMVGDGINDAPAMKAASIGIAMGSGTDVALETADAALTHNRLTGLAEIILLSRAANANIRQNITIALGLKGIFLVTTLLGLTGLWLAVLADSGATALVTANALRLLRKRDV; this is encoded by the coding sequence ATGCATTCACATTCCGAACATCAGCATTCAACAGATACACAGAGCCAGTGCGGCTGTGGTCATAGTCATGCAAAAAAACAAACAGGTTGCAGTAACCAACAAGCAACCAAGGCTAGCAATGACAGCACAAACTCAGTGAGTGAGCATTCACATCAAGAGGGAGATTGCTGTAGCCAGAGTCATGCCGATGAAGGTGACGAGGAAAGTGACAGACTAGCTCTCGCCACACCTTCTGGTAGTCAGCGTTTTAGCTGGCAAGTTAAAGGAATGGATTGCCCAAGTTGTGCCCGTAAAATTGAAAATGCAGTCAGCAGTCTGAGCGATATTGAAAATGTAAAAGTCCTGTTTGCTACAGAAAAACTGGTGGTCGATGCCCGCTCAGATATTCGCCCCCAAGTGCAGCAAGCCGTCATACAGGCAGGGTTCAATCTGGTCGATACTCAGTCTCACACGGCGAGCAAAAATGCTGCACCAGAATCTCGTATTCGTGAATATTTACCAATCATATTATTAACCACTCTGATGCTCATCAGTTGGGGGATCTCATTATTCAGCATTCAGCTGAGTGAATTTGCATTTATTGCAACTACCATTGTCGGGCTAATCCCCGTTGCAACTAAAGCCTGGAAACTCATCCGCTCCGGCACCCCCTTTGCCATTGAAACCTTAATGAGCGTCGCGGCTATCGGTGCAATGTTTATTGGCGCGACTGCTGAAGCCGCAATGGTATTGCTGCTGTTTATGATCGGCGAATTGCTGGAATCTTATGCAGCAAACCGAGCACGCCGGGGCGTGACCGCGCTAATGGCGCTGGTACCTGAAGAGGCATTGCTGCTCAAAAACGGTGAACGCCAACCGGTGCCTGTTGCCAGCTTGCGCCCTGGCGATATCATTGAAATCTCACCAGGGGGTCGCCTGCCCGCTGATGCGGAATTAATGACTCCATTTGCCAGTTTTGATGAAAGTGCTCTCACCGGCGAGTCAGTTCCTGTTGAACGCGTGCAAGGCGAGAAAGTCGCCGCAGGGAGTTTATCTGTCGATCGCGCTACCGAAATGCGCGTTATCTCTGAGCCAGGTAATAATGCCATTGACCGTATTCTACAACTCATTGAATTAGCTGAAGAACGTCGAGCGCCTATTGAGCGTTTCATTGACCGTTTCAGTCGCATTTATACACCCGTCATTATGCTTCTCTCAGCACTGGTGATGCTGGTTCCGCCTTTAGCTTTCGCCGAACCATGGGAAACGTGGATTTACCGCGGCCTGACATTGCTGCTGATTGGTTGCCCATGTGCGCTGGTCATTTCTACTCCAGCCGCCATTACCTCAGCACTGGCCGCAGCAACACGGCGCGGAGCATTGATTAAAGGGGGCGCGGCACTTGAGCAACTGGGCCGCATTCAAACTGTTGCTTTCGATAAAACCGGTACGCTGACAGAAGGGAAACCGCAAGTCACTGATATTCTGCCAGTATCCGGCGTGAGTGAAGCTCGCCTGTTAGCGCTTGCGGCGGCGGTAGAGGCGGGATCGCACCATCCACTGGCAGTCGCCATCATGCAGCGTGCGCAACAAAATACGCCCCTGTTGCCACTCGCCGAGGAACGACGTGCGCTGGCAGGTATCGGTGTTGAGGGCATAGTGAACGGGATAGTGGTTCGTGTCAGTGCTCCCAGTAAGATATCACCGGAATTATTGAGTGCTGAGTGGCTAGCGCAGCTCGATGAACTGGAAAGTAGCGGTAAAACGGCTGTCGCCGTGTTGGAAAATGAGAAATTCATTGGTTTAGTGGCACTGCGCGACACTTTACGCACTGATGCTAAACAGGCGATTGATTCACTGAAAAAGCTAGGTATTCAAGGGGTTATGCTAACAGGTGATAACCCACGCGCAGCCGCGGCTATTGCCAGTGAACTGGGGATTGATTACCGCGCTGGATTGTTACCTGCCGATAAAGTACAGGCAGTTATGGCGCTAAATGCGACACACCCGACAGTGATGGTGGGTGACGGTATTAATGATGCCCCAGCAATGAAAGCGGCCAGTATTGGCATCGCGATGGGCAGTGGCACTGATGTAGCGTTGGAGACCGCCGATGCCGCATTGACCCATAACCGGCTGACGGGGTTGGCAGAAATCATCCTGTTATCACGAGCAGCCAACGCCAATATTCGCCAGAACATTACTATCGCATTAGGGCTGAAAGGTATTTTTCTGGTGACCACCTTACTGGGCTTAACCGGCTTGTGGCTGGCAGTATTAGCCGATTCCGGCGCAACTGCCTTAGTGACAGCAAACGCACTGAGGTTATTGCGCAAACGGGATGTTTAA
- the tusA gene encoding sulfurtransferase TusA: MTDIFAHPDKTLDALGLRCPEPVMMVRKTVRHMEDGQTLLIIADDPATTRDIPGFCRFMDHQLLAQDTQQTPYRYLVKKGVKAE; the protein is encoded by the coding sequence ATGACCGATATTTTTGCCCATCCGGACAAAACACTTGATGCACTAGGATTACGCTGCCCAGAGCCGGTGATGATGGTGCGTAAAACCGTCCGACATATGGAGGATGGCCAAACTCTGCTGATTATTGCTGATGACCCTGCCACGACCCGTGATATCCCCGGTTTTTGCCGCTTTATGGATCACCAGTTACTGGCACAAGATACCCAACAGACGCCTTATCGCTATTTGGTCAAGAAAGGGGTAAAAGCGGAATAA
- a CDS encoding 7-cyano-7-deazaguanine/7-aminomethyl-7-deazaguanine transporter, with protein MFSFTAQQRMTALVWLALFHIVIITSSNYLVQLPIAIFGFHTTWGAFTFPFIFLATDLTVRIFGAPLARRIILSVMLPALLISYLISALFYQGSWQGFPALTSFNLVVARIAVASFMAYVLGQILDVQVFNRLRQRSAWWVAPTAAMFFGNISDTMAFFFIAFYRSSDPFMAANWVEIALVDYSFKLLICMLFFLPAYGVMLNVLLKYFARQTEQQALTRISPAQQ; from the coding sequence ATGTTTTCGTTTACTGCCCAACAGCGGATGACCGCTTTGGTATGGCTGGCGCTATTCCATATTGTCATCATTACCTCCAGTAACTATCTGGTGCAATTACCGATCGCTATCTTCGGTTTTCACACCACTTGGGGGGCATTCACTTTTCCGTTTATCTTCTTAGCCACTGATCTGACTGTGCGAATTTTTGGTGCCCCTTTGGCGCGCCGGATTATTTTGTCCGTCATGCTGCCAGCCTTACTTATTTCATATCTGATTTCCGCCCTGTTTTATCAGGGAAGCTGGCAAGGGTTCCCGGCATTAACCAGTTTTAATCTGGTCGTCGCCCGCATCGCCGTGGCGAGCTTTATGGCATATGTGCTGGGGCAAATTCTTGATGTTCAAGTCTTTAACCGCCTTCGCCAACGCAGTGCCTGGTGGGTTGCCCCTACCGCTGCCATGTTCTTTGGCAATATCAGCGATACCATGGCATTCTTCTTTATTGCGTTCTACCGCAGTTCCGACCCTTTTATGGCGGCAAATTGGGTAGAAATCGCCCTGGTGGATTATAGCTTTAAGCTTCTGATTTGTATGTTATTTTTCTTGCCAGCTTATGGCGTGATGCTCAATGTGTTATTGAAATACTTTGCTCGACAGACCGAACAGCAAGCGCTAACTCGAATAAGTCCTGCTCAACAATAG
- a CDS encoding DcrB family lipoprotein gives MHKITKFLAVGLLVVGLSACDGGSDNNVGQPVSLLDGKVAFVLPADLSDQSGKMGNQTNNMHVYANKTGDKAVIVILGDNTDEALDVLTERLAEQQRARDANLQVVTNKAIKVDGHPFQQLDSIITSGGQKAYSSVLMGKVDNRLMTLQITLPADNQQQAQTEAESIISTLKLSPLSLP, from the coding sequence ATGCATAAAATAACCAAGTTTCTTGCTGTTGGCCTGCTGGTCGTGGGATTAAGTGCTTGCGATGGCGGCAGCGATAACAATGTGGGCCAGCCCGTCAGCTTGTTAGATGGCAAAGTGGCGTTTGTTTTGCCGGCAGATTTGTCTGACCAAAGCGGAAAAATGGGCAACCAAACCAATAACATGCACGTTTACGCCAACAAAACTGGCGATAAAGCGGTTATCGTGATTTTAGGTGATAATACCGATGAAGCGTTGGATGTTCTGACTGAGCGTCTGGCTGAACAGCAACGCGCTCGTGATGCCAACCTACAGGTTGTGACGAACAAAGCCATTAAGGTAGACGGGCATCCTTTCCAGCAATTGGACAGCATTATTACTAGTGGTGGGCAAAAAGCCTATTCGTCCGTATTGATGGGTAAAGTCGATAACCGATTGATGACATTACAAATTACCTTACCGGCCGACAATCAGCAGCAAGCACAGACTGAAGCTGAATCCATTATCAGCACCTTAAAGTTGAGCCCATTATCACTGCCATAA